The window ACTCCCGGAGAGGTCACTCAATTGCCAATGCTGACTGTTTACCTCTCCATGGTGATGAAACCCTTCTCGCCGCTCGCCCTCTGATGGCGGTCCCCATCTGTCGAAACAGAGGAAGTGTCCCCTGAACGGAGGGTTTGTCTCATCCTCCAAGCTCCAGTTGATGGGATTCAGCAATCCTCCTTTCAGGTGAAAGTCGGTATAGGCACCGCCTATCAGCGCGATCTTCAGGGATATTTTATCGTTTTCCAGCAGAATCATGAGCAGTAAAGCTTGGTGTGGGCAAACCTGCTATCGTGGCCTGATGCCGATAGTGGCTATTTCGTGGGGCTTCAGCCCTACTGTAAAGGCGGAGCCTTTCGAAACAGGTGCTGCTGCTCCCTGGAGGGGCATCTCTATCAGGTTGAGCCTGCGTACTGCTGTTGCCGCTACGGGCAGTTGGACCGTAACGGATGTTGCTCTCCCTTCAGTTTCTACCAGTCTGACTATCAACTCGTCACCCTCTTCTGATTGTTTGATGCCCGTTATGGCCACGTTGGATTCGCTTACCGAGAAGAACGACTGCTCTTCGGGCTGGGTGGCATGGTCTCTTCCCAAAGCCAGCGATGGCGGTTCTGCTGCCAGCACGGGAACATTGTAGTCGTCTCCTTCCATCCATACCCCACTCTTCCAATCTCCCACGTGAGGAAAGAGGGCATACCGGATGACAAACTTGCCGAGGTTGGGATAGATGTCGGGACTTCCTGCAGCCCTCATCAGCGTCAATCGCAGCTCCCCGTCGTGGTAGGAGTGTCCATACTTGGTCTTGTTGAGGAGGGCGATGCCGCTCTCTCCGTCGGTCACGTCCACCCATTTCTGTGCAGGCACCTCCTGTCCGTCGCCCTTTTCGGGCTCAACACCGTAAACATTCGACTGCGAGGTGAGGTGCTTGGGTACTGCGCCACCACGAAAACTGCCATTTGCCGGTCTCTCGACCACATCGAACGGTACCTGGCAGAAGAGTCTGGGTGCATCGAATGCCAATGGAAAGTGTGCCCTCAGCATGGGGGAGTCGGTTGAATCGGTCCCGGTTTCGAGCCAGTGCACCTCCATCTCGTATTCGATTCTCGGATATGAACGGTAGATGTAGGTTCTTTCGGTAAAGCTCGATTTTCCCCAATGTTTGACAGTTTCGATACATGCCCTTACTGGCCCGTTTTCCACTATCTTCACGCTTTTGATCTCGTTGACCTCCTCTTTGCCGACGATCCTGTTCAGTGTCCAGGACTTCATTCCCCCTTTCTTGTCTTCAAGGTAGAGCATGAGGCGGTTCAACTCTTTCCCCTCCTGTACATACTCCTTGCCAGACCGCTTGTCGTACAATCCGGTGATGGCTCCGGTTTTCATGTTCACCTTCACGGTGAAGAGATCGGTTTCGAACCTCTCCTCCTTGAACGGGATCGGTTCATTGAATGTTCCTGGCCGGGTCATGTCCACATAGAAGGTCTTGTATCCCATGGCCGGCATTTCGTCGACAACGAATTGCACCTTAGAGGTGAATCCAGGAGGGGTCACTTTCGACCAGACAATTTGTGCGGGATAGGTTTTTCCAGTGGCATCGCGAACCAAGACAGTCGGGTACTCTCCCTGTCCCTTGTCGATGGGAGAGATGTTTTTTGATCCGTAGTAGTCTCCCCATCCGGTAGATTTTACCGAGACCGGCTGTTGATGGGAGTATACACTTGCTTCAACGATCGCTTTGCGGGAAAATGGCTGCAGGTTGAATGCCACCACCGGTTGTCCCATATTGGTCTGAAACTTTATCTCATCGGCCATTTTCCTGAATGCGTTGTCTCTCAACTCAGTCGATTTCCGCAAGTTTTCGGTGTAGCGGGCAATCGCCTCCTTGTTGGCCTCATTGATGGCCGAACCGGGGAGAATGTCGTGAAACTGGTTGAATGTTTGTGTTATCCAGAGGTCGCGGATCTCGTCGGCCGGATAGCTATCTCCCTTCAGCCAACGAAGCGTATTGAAGAATTCGTTGCTGTAGAGCATATTCTCGTTGTCGCGATTCCCCGATTTTATCTCCGATACGGTGGTGTAACACCCTTCAAAGATAAACTGCATCTCACCGTGGTGTACAGGTTTCTCTTTGGCTTCAACGGTGCTCTTCTCAAAGAAATCCCTTGCCGTCGTGAACTTGACTGCCGGATAGTCATCCATCCTGTCCAGCTGGTGGACCATCTCGATATTCTCACGGGTGGGACCTCCGCCGTGATCTCCCACGCCGGTGATCTGCAGGATCCTGCCTCCTTTTGGGGCGAATCTGGCAAGCTCATCCTTCAGATTCAGGGTGATGTCGCCGTTATATGTGTCGTTGCCATAGCAGAGCACCCTCGACCGGTCGCTCCCCTCCCACCAGAAGGTTCCAATATGGGGTTTGCATCGGTGAAAATAGAAATAGTCGCATCCTGCCAGTTTCAGGATCTGGGGCATCTGCGACACATGTCCGAAATTATCGGGCAGCCAGCCAACGTTCGCCGTCTTTCCAAAATGTTTCCGGAAGTAGCGTTGCCCCAGCAGGAAGGAACGGGTGATCGCCTCACCGGAGGAGAGGTTGGCATCACCCTCTGTCCACATCCCCCCAACCGGTTCGAAGCGTCCCTCTTTCACATATTTTTTCACCTCTTCAAATAATGGAGGGTCTACCGCTTCCACAAACCTGTAGACGGCAGCCTGGCTCTGAACCATGGTATAATCGGGAAATTCCTTCATAAAGGCTACGGCTTGACGGAGATTGTCGTTACACATTTTCATGGTTTCGGAGTATGTCCATAACCAGTTCATATCCATATGGGCATGTCCCACAACATGGATGGAGTCTCCCTTTTGTGGCCCGGCAGGTTGGTCGGATCGCTGAAAAGAGGAGAGGCCCAGCCATACAACAGAGAGGATAAGAAGAGCTGTTTTCATCGTGCTTGTTCTTTTAATGGTCCGGTCTTGAATAGATTAAATCTCCACCTCGATAAATTTTACTTCGTAGGGAACCAGCCGGATGGTCGATCCTGCTGCTCCGGTTTCTTCACCCAGGGAATTGATTTCGGTCACTTTCCTTATGGTTACGGTTGCGTTTGCGGGCGAGAGCTGAATTTCTGCAGGCAATCCGTCAACCTCCCGGAAGTGGAGCACAACCGATCTTTTGCGAAACGAGGGACGGATATGTATCAACGGGGCATTTGCCGGCCCGTTGATGTTCAATGTCCTGAGCAGGGCCTCACCCGATGCCTGCATGCCGGCGGGGAGGGTGCGGGTGGCGAAACTGTTCCGTTCCCCACGCGCAAACCTTACTGCAAAAGCGTTCGTGGTGTCGTCGGTTGAGGTGAGCTGATAGCTCCAGCTGAAACTCCCCTCCTGGTATGCCCTGAAATTGGTGAACCAGTAGTTGTTCATCACCCACGAGTAGAGCCATGGTTCTCCCGGTTGGGGAAAGCGTTCGAACTTGCCCATGTTGAAGTCGCTGAAGTGCCACAGAGGCACCTCGTTGCTGACAAGAACGATCTGTCCTTTGCTGCCGCGTACCGAAACGAAATTCTGTGCGACGTTCCAGTCGGACGAGGAGCCTGGCAGCTGCTCTCCCCAGGTCAATGTACCTCCGGTTGTTTCGAACACAATCCTGGAGTCCGGCAATGAAAAGGGAAATGCAATATACAATGCTTCAGGATCGGTTACGATCTCCTTGTGGGCGCGGTATGCAAACTCGATCTTCCGGGTGTTGCGGTAGAGCCTCACTTCCAGTTCAATTCCCTTTTCCGCTCCCTCCCCGGCTCCTCCGAATCCCGGCATCCCGTAAAAGATCTTGATGCTCTCCCATATTGCTCCCTTGACTCCCTTCTCAATGCGTACGTTGTGGCTAACTGTCCGGTGGAACGGGGGAGTGTCGCGCTTCTCGGAGCTCTCCCTGACGGGTTGGCCCAGTTGATAGGGGTTATTGCTGTCCACCAGTTCCAAGTTCAGTTTTTTGTCGATCAGGCTGTTGACTGCACCGCTCCTTTTGTCTATCTCCAGCCGGTAATAGCGGTTCTCCAGTACGGCATCATCGGCTACCGTATCGGGTAATACCGGTTCGTTTGCCCTGTCGATCCTTAATGCCTTACACCCTAATGCGGGGACATCCGACACCTCAAGCATCCAGTAAGCACCTTCGGTCCGTTTGGCGATCAATTGGAACGGCACCTCTTTCCCGGTGGCGATATCAGTGATACGGACCCTCTTATCGGACGGAACTATTCCCGAATCGATGAAAACTCTTACGGTACCCGAGCGGTCCCAACCCAGGGGATTTATAACATTTATAACGGGAAAATCTGCCTTGAACAGAAAAGGTTGCAGCCTGGCAAGAGCCTCCTCCCGCAGAAGTGTCTCCTTCTTGACTGCCTCCCAGGCATAAGCTCCTTTTTGCAGCCACTGTTTCACGGAGTTTTCTGAAAAGGGGGATTCAATGCTTTCTGCTGCTCCAACGGTATGTTCGGCGAAAAAGATGATGTTCTCCTTGACGTGGCCGATCTTTTTTTCCATTTCGGTTGGCAGGTCGCCATCGAGCATGGAGATCACGGAGAAAACTCCTTCGTCTTGCTCGATTGCGTTCTCCGTTTTGCGGATCTCTGCAGTTTCGCGCGAGACGGAGCCAAAACCATCCGTCCACCAGTCGAGCCACGCCTTTCTGTAAACAGGGAGTTCCCCGGCATGGTTCTTCTCTACATACTCCATGAACTCACTTGCCACGGCCAATCTCAGTCTGGGTGATTCATAGGTTGCATTCCACTCTTTTACAAATGCACAGGCGGCAGTGGATGGGGGAGCATTATCGGTGAAGTACCCCGAAAACTGAAGCCCTATCCGGTCGAACGGATACCCTTTTCCCTCCAGCTCGGAGATCCCCCTGATCAGGGGGATAAAATCCATCTCCTCATTTCCGATGTTGTAGAAATTTCCTGTCATGTAGTGTTCTCCCCTGAATGCCAGCAACCTTGCTCCCGATGGTGCCTCCCACCAGAAACAGGTAGGTATCTCAAACGGTCTGATCGATCTGGTTTCGTTTATCCCCATGATAAGGTACTTCACCCCGCTATTCCTGAATAGATCGGGCATAGACCATGCTACTCCGTTTACATCGTTCTGCATGGCAGTGGTGACCTGAATACCCAGATCCCTGATCTCTTTCAGGGGTTGCAGGAGGTCCACCAGCGTATGTTCACCGACAATTTCAGACATGTTGGCAAACATGCCGGTCACCTCTATCCTCCGTTCCCGGATACGTTGAAATAGACGGTCGAGCTGCGAGGCCGGTCTTGTCCGGATATACTCGCGGGTTACCCATGACGATTCACAACTCCACCTGAAGCGGGCATCATCGGGCATGTTGTCAGTCTGGTCGCAGTAATCCAGCGCATAATCGATATAGCGCATCTGTTCTGCCAGTATCTCTGATTGAGGGCGCGTGTAGCCGATATCTGTATGTGAGTGCTGGACAAGATAGACCGTCCACCTCTTTGGCGGAACAACCATCACCTTGTGGTAGAGAGGTTCGCCGTTGTCGATCGTAGTCTGCAGGGTAATCTCTTCCGGACTGCTTACTGCAGGAAGCGTGAGCAAGAATCTGTTTTCCCCTCTCGTTACCGCGGAAGAGAGCAGCTCCTTGCCGCCCGACCTGAAGGTGATCTTTCCGCTCTTGTCCGACAGGTACTCGGCAAGGAGTTGCTGGTACTTCTGTCCGTTTTTGCTGAAAAGAAGAGGTGTATTCATAAACCTTACCTGCTCCGTCCCTATCTCCTGTGCACGGAGTCCGGCAGACATGGTAATGGAGAGGAGAGTGCAGAT of the Petrimonas mucosa genome contains:
- a CDS encoding glycoside hydrolase family 38 N-terminal domain-containing protein, which encodes MQSILRYFKKADYTIWLICTLLSITMSAGLRAQEIGTEQVRFMNTPLLFSKNGQKYQQLLAEYLSDKSGKITFRSGGKELLSSAVTRGENRFLLTLPAVSSPEEITLQTTIDNGEPLYHKVMVVPPKRWTVYLVQHSHTDIGYTRPQSEILAEQMRYIDYALDYCDQTDNMPDDARFRWSCESSWVTREYIRTRPASQLDRLFQRIRERRIEVTGMFANMSEIVGEHTLVDLLQPLKEIRDLGIQVTTAMQNDVNGVAWSMPDLFRNSGVKYLIMGINETRSIRPFEIPTCFWWEAPSGARLLAFRGEHYMTGNFYNIGNEEMDFIPLIRGISELEGKGYPFDRIGLQFSGYFTDNAPPSTAACAFVKEWNATYESPRLRLAVASEFMEYVEKNHAGELPVYRKAWLDWWTDGFGSVSRETAEIRKTENAIEQDEGVFSVISMLDGDLPTEMEKKIGHVKENIIFFAEHTVGAAESIESPFSENSVKQWLQKGAYAWEAVKKETLLREEALARLQPFLFKADFPVINVINPLGWDRSGTVRVFIDSGIVPSDKRVRITDIATGKEVPFQLIAKRTEGAYWMLEVSDVPALGCKALRIDRANEPVLPDTVADDAVLENRYYRLEIDKRSGAVNSLIDKKLNLELVDSNNPYQLGQPVRESSEKRDTPPFHRTVSHNVRIEKGVKGAIWESIKIFYGMPGFGGAGEGAEKGIELEVRLYRNTRKIEFAYRAHKEIVTDPEALYIAFPFSLPDSRIVFETTGGTLTWGEQLPGSSSDWNVAQNFVSVRGSKGQIVLVSNEVPLWHFSDFNMGKFERFPQPGEPWLYSWVMNNYWFTNFRAYQEGSFSWSYQLTSTDDTTNAFAVRFARGERNSFATRTLPAGMQASGEALLRTLNINGPANAPLIHIRPSFRKRSVVLHFREVDGLPAEIQLSPANATVTIRKVTEINSLGEETGAAGSTIRLVPYEVKFIEVEI
- a CDS encoding alpha-mannosidase, with translation MKTALLILSVVWLGLSSFQRSDQPAGPQKGDSIHVVGHAHMDMNWLWTYSETMKMCNDNLRQAVAFMKEFPDYTMVQSQAAVYRFVEAVDPPLFEEVKKYVKEGRFEPVGGMWTEGDANLSSGEAITRSFLLGQRYFRKHFGKTANVGWLPDNFGHVSQMPQILKLAGCDYFYFHRCKPHIGTFWWEGSDRSRVLCYGNDTYNGDITLNLKDELARFAPKGGRILQITGVGDHGGGPTRENIEMVHQLDRMDDYPAVKFTTARDFFEKSTVEAKEKPVHHGEMQFIFEGCYTTVSEIKSGNRDNENMLYSNEFFNTLRWLKGDSYPADEIRDLWITQTFNQFHDILPGSAINEANKEAIARYTENLRKSTELRDNAFRKMADEIKFQTNMGQPVVAFNLQPFSRKAIVEASVYSHQQPVSVKSTGWGDYYGSKNISPIDKGQGEYPTVLVRDATGKTYPAQIVWSKVTPPGFTSKVQFVVDEMPAMGYKTFYVDMTRPGTFNEPIPFKEERFETDLFTVKVNMKTGAITGLYDKRSGKEYVQEGKELNRLMLYLEDKKGGMKSWTLNRIVGKEEVNEIKSVKIVENGPVRACIETVKHWGKSSFTERTYIYRSYPRIEYEMEVHWLETGTDSTDSPMLRAHFPLAFDAPRLFCQVPFDVVERPANGSFRGGAVPKHLTSQSNVYGVEPEKGDGQEVPAQKWVDVTDGESGIALLNKTKYGHSYHDGELRLTLMRAAGSPDIYPNLGKFVIRYALFPHVGDWKSGVWMEGDDYNVPVLAAEPPSLALGRDHATQPEEQSFFSVSESNVAITGIKQSEEGDELIVRLVETEGRATSVTVQLPVAATAVRRLNLIEMPLQGAAAPVSKGSAFTVGLKPHEIATIGIRPR